In Bacteroidia bacterium, a single window of DNA contains:
- a CDS encoding lasso peptide biosynthesis B2 protein: MFIEVKVSKLYKFLGLPRHEKWLYLNTAIWLLGVKAGLCILPFYRLCGWLNRNDDLNGRLADVQEILLIVQAIERISQLLAPLRMNCLPQALVGYKLLRQKKFDVKLKIGVMKNLGDRLVAHAWLEYQGEVILGNLQCLGQFAPFPSLRLVRS; this comes from the coding sequence ATGTTCATTGAGGTAAAAGTGAGCAAGCTGTATAAATTCTTGGGGCTCCCGAGACATGAAAAATGGCTGTATCTGAACACAGCGATCTGGTTGCTTGGGGTGAAAGCGGGGTTATGCATATTGCCATTTTATCGCTTATGTGGATGGCTAAATCGTAATGACGATTTGAATGGTAGACTGGCGGATGTTCAGGAAATTCTCCTAATTGTTCAGGCTATCGAGCGTATTAGTCAATTGTTGGCTCCTCTACGGATGAACTGTCTGCCTCAGGCGCTGGTAGGATATAAGTTGCTTCGTCAGAAAAAATTCGATGTAAAATTGAAAATTGGTGTGATGAAAAACCTTGGTGATCGTTTGGTTGCTCATGCTTGGCTGGAATATCAAGGCGAAGTAATACTTGGCAATTTACAGTGTTTAGGACAATTCGCGCCTTTTCCCTCTTTAAGGTTAGTCAGATCGTGA